The Kwoniella dendrophila CBS 6074 chromosome 3, complete sequence genome contains a region encoding:
- a CDS encoding pre-mRNA-processing protein 45, with protein sequence MAALARALPTPLHNPMPEYEDVLPSAPQSSSSSAAAVGPQIPKYGSRKGWKPKTTIDFNGGGAYPECHIAQYPLDMGRKKTGAGTTLALQVDQDGLVRYDAIAQHGRAAGSKVQSSFKDLVPLANRHDITDAEREMERPDAESVNDTAERTRLALERITHGKIKAAQPKHVPKVNGDASYIRYTPANQGSGEGKQRIIKMTEVQEDPLEPARFKHKKIPRGPAEPPPPVLQSPPRAATAQDQKDWMIPPCISNWKNNKGYTVPLDKRLAADGRGLQDVHINDNFAKFSEALYVADRHAREEVRARSQMQQLLAQKEKAQKEENLRLLAQKAREERSGITSNTSAALPPKALGVGLGGYDSASDEDDSDKSDDDEDDEDASDKEDEDAIREREQVRNEKRKEREKEMRMSNMGSEMRAKMIAREANRDISEKIALGLAKPTASKETLLDSRLFNRESLSTGFAGEDTYNLYDKPLFSGSSAAAAIYKSAGQQKGNDESYGGGTEQGIKNEMEKDRFNLGNATKGFEGADSSEQREGPVQFEKDTIIALDGTSDPFGVEQFMNAAVKKGGKRSAAEHRDDERRKRQRDGDDE encoded by the exons ATGGCAGCTTTAGCACG AGCTCTCCCTACACCTCTTCATAACCCTATGCCGGAGtatgaagatgttttaccttcagcacctcaatcatcatcatcgtcagcagcagcagtagGACCTCAAATACCGAAATACGGTAGTAGAAAAGGATGGAAACCCAAGACAACGATAGACTTCAATGGCGGAGGTGCTTATCCTGAG TGTCATATAGCTCAGTATCCTCTGGATATGGGTAGAAAgaag ACCGGTGCGGGAACAACACTAGCATTACAAGTCGATCAAGATGGATTAGTCAGATATGATGCTATAGCTCAGCATGGTAGAGCTGCTGGATCAAAAGTGCAGTCGAGTTTTAAAG ACCTTGTACCATTGGCAAACCGACACGATATAACGGATGCAGAAAGGGAAATGGAAAGACCGGATGCAGAATCAGTAAATGATACAGCTGAAAGGACAAGATTAGCTTTGGAAAGAATAACACATGGTAAAATCAAAGCAGCACAACCTAAACACGTACCTAAAGTTAACGGTGATGCCTCTTATATCAGATATACACCTGCAAATCAAGGTTCCGGAGAAGGCAAACAGAGGATAATTAAAATGACTGAAGTTCAAGAAGATCCTTTGGAACCAGCTCGATTTAAACATAAGAAAATACCAAGAGGACCAGCAgaaccacctccacctgTATTACAATCACCACCTAGAGCGGCAACAGcacaagatcaaaaagattgGATGATTCCACCATGTATatcaaattggaaaaatAATAAAGGTTATACAGTCCCATTAGATAAAAGATTGGCAGCTGATGGTAGAGGTTTACAAGATGTacatataaatgataattttgcGAAATTCTCTGAAGCTTTATATGTTGCTGATAGACATGCAAGAGAAGAAGTCAGAGCAAGATCTCAAATGCAACAATTATTagctcaaaaagaaaaagctcaaaaagaggaaaattTACGTTTATTAGCTcaaaaagcaagagaagaaagatcaggTATAACTTCAAATACTTCAGCAGCACTACCACCAAAggctttaggtgtaggtttaggtggttaTGATTCAgcaagtgatgaagatgattcagataaatcagatgatgatgaagatgacgaagatgcatcagacaaagaagatgaagatgctataagagaaagagaacaagtcagaaatgaaaagagaaaggaaagagaaaaggaaatgaGAATGAGTAATATGGGTAGTGAGATGAGAGCTAAGATGATAGCGAG AGAAGCAAACCGAGATATTTCAGAAAAGATAGCATTAGGATTAGCCAAACCTACAGCATCGAAAGAaactttattagattcaagattatttaatagagaatcattatcaacaggATTTGCAGGTGAAGATACATATAATTTATATGATAAACCATTATTTTCAGgatcttcagctgctgcagcAATATATAAATCTGCTGGACaacaaaaaggaaatgatgaatcttatggtggtggtacagAACAAGGAATtaaaaatgaaatggaaaaagatagatttaATTTGGGTAATGCTAcaaaaggttttgaaggtgCTGATTCATCTGAACAAAGAGAAGGTCCAGTtcaatttgaaaaagatacCATTATTGCGCTAGATGGTACTTCTGATCCTTTCGGTGTAGAACAATTCATGAATGCAGCTGTTAAAAAAGGTGGAAAAAGATCAGCTGCAGAGCatagagatgatgaaagaagaaaaagacaaagagatGGTGATGACGAGTAA